The genomic region CGAGGGGATACTATGTTTGTAATCCTTGTGTATGATATGGGCGAAAAACGGGTGGCCAAGGCGCTGAAACGCTGCCGTAAATACTTGAACTGGGTGCAAAATTCTGTGTTTGAGGGAGAAATATCAGAGACTAATCTGGCTAAGTTGAAGATGGAACTGGATAAAATCCTCGTTGACGATGAGGATTCGGTGATTATCTATACGTTGCGTACTACCCATTACTCTAAACGGGAAATTATGGGACTGCGCAAAGGCGGGCAGGATTTGATTATTTGAATAGTAGTTGTTGTTGGGAGATGTCAATAGGGTATATGATGTGTTAGCTTTGGTGGAACCGCAGAACGGCAAATGCTTTAAGTAAGAAATGGGACTCTGCCAGAAATAAAAGTATAACTGTGATTGATTTTTATTCGGTGACCTGC from Propionispora hippei DSM 15287 harbors:
- the cas2 gene encoding CRISPR-associated endonuclease Cas2 — translated: MFVILVYDMGEKRVAKALKRCRKYLNWVQNSVFEGEISETNLAKLKMELDKILVDDEDSVIIYTLRTTHYSKREIMGLRKGGQDLII